The Dreissena polymorpha isolate Duluth1 chromosome 2, UMN_Dpol_1.0, whole genome shotgun sequence nucleotide sequence ACCAAAAAGAATTTCAAATTTGCCCAAGGGAAAAAAAGCACAAAGGCATTATTACACGAAAAGATATAATTAAATCGAGAAGCGCTCAACAACGTAATGACATATTAATTATATCCATTTCCCAGTTTGACACTCACTAGCATTTAAACTTCTGGGATAGTGTGTTAACTAACACCATGTCAAAGAGAACTAACAAAGTTAGCTAGTGGCTCCATTGTTGCGGATATTAATTGCAAGAAATGCCATAATTTAGTCAATTCTAAACGAAAAAGAGGTGGTTGAAAACTACAAGGAAAATATTTTTCACAGAATCCAGAAAGGCGCCTTAATATTGATAtccatgaaaacaagcaaacaccCTATGCAAACTTTATAACTAAGGAACATAATGCCCAATGTTTCGAGTGTGTGTTATCGTAATATATTTACCTCTTGGATGGTTATCAATGACAAGATTACTCAAACTTACTAGTGTACGTATATATCTTTTATTACATCCCGCGTTACCTTGAGCTTTGACGCGTTAAATTCACAATCAATTTGTATCTTCCTTTTTTCCCAAAAATACGGAAAGCCAACTGTTTCTTAGTTATTTAATGGTTTACAGAACGCATGACGGACGGAACATGGTAATATATTCCAATTTTTGAAAGAGTGTGCATTTCGAAGAACAGATAAAAAAAGAAATCTAAACAACAATGAACAATCAATTACGCATTTAATGGACGGGCCAATCAAAGAATACCCCACGGACGAAGGCATAATCAAATAAAATAGACAAAGACGGAAACTTACGTACAAAACGAAACCTTTCAAAACATAAcaatgcaatatattttattaaaaaaaacacaaatagaatGTTCCACAACCAAACGTACACAAAGATCGAAGTGATATTTGATAGCAGAATTTACCTTATTATAAAAATTCAGAAGCCTGTCATTACCTCTCTTCTCGAACTTAGCAAAGGACTTTTTGTTATACACATTATCCTGCTTGTTTTAGAATTTTTAAAGTCTGCCCAGTATTGATATAAATGGTACTGTCTATACGCCATAATGGTTAGTGTTGACTCGAATATTGAACTCTACGGGATCCGGATAATGCCATCTATAACCTCGCCCTTCTtatatcaagggcgacacacgatacAATtttttttgcgcgacagtcgcggcgacgaacaatattttgcgcgacagtcgcggcgacgcatgatatatttaacacgaaatatcgcccgtgtgcgacagtcgcccttttatatgcgatatctcgccctttgaacacgaccgtcgccctttgaacacaaccgttgccctttatgaacgcgaccgtcgccattttatattcgatatttcccctttgaacacgaccctcgccctttgaacacgaccgtcgccctttatgaacgtgaccgtcgcccttttatatgcgaaaTATCGCGCTTTTAGAACGCGACAGTTGCCCTTTTATATGCAAAATCTCGAATAAAAGGtcgacggtcgcgttcataaagggcgacggtcgtgttcaaagggcgacgaTCGTGTTTAAaggcgagatatcgcatataaaagggcgactggCGCACAAGGGCGACGGTCTATTTCTTttaacctgttaattcttttcagctcaattcaacagtgaaaaaagcacataatatcactttaagataaTGTATAAAACTAAATGTTAGCTAATATGATTTAGGAAATTTCCGGGTTAATACTTCtataattgaataataaataacatattgTTATTTCTTACATGGTTATATATTATATGCAGCACTGATGTTTCCTATATTTTTAGGTCAAAATCTATCGCTATACTTGTTATAAGGGAGATAAATCTTTAGTGCTGCGGATTGCAAATTGTTGTTAAGATCTGTGGAGTTATCCCCCTTTGCAAATAAGAAGTACCTTATATTGTCAGGGTGATACCTAAGAAATTTTTACAGGAGtcttttggtcaatatttattATTCAGGGTATTGATATGGACATAGGAATATTAACTGCTTCTTgtcttaaaagaaatatattttatcattgtcaataatgtaatgtttattatatgaatatatattttaactttattaaagAAAGGTAATTGACAACCAGTCCACTTAGGATCTAATTCTAGCTGGTATTTGctcaattaaaatatgtttcaatatgcGCATTAGTGCCTCGATCTACAATATTCAGCATTTAAGGAATGTGTCTTATTTAATGGCAATTGTTTTAATCAAAGGTTGGCAATGGCAATCTATTTTTTTATGATGTACCATATAAATCAACACAAATGATGAGaatttttatttttccatttgttacatatttttaaaatgtctatTACAAATATGTAACGCATGTTTGTCATGTTGTAttgtatctatatatatatatatatatatatatatatatatatatatatatattgtacatgcCATGGATTAGACAATAAACTTGTAAAACTTGTGCCATattctttaatttaaataaaacattttatatacatatatatagtttttaCATGATTGTTCCGTAACTACTTTTTAAGTGCTGATTCATGAGTATGCGGCATTGAAGTATTTTCATATATGTCAGAATGGAATTcacatttatatgttttgtagaaTCTCATCCGGGTTTTAGCTGTACCATTTTTAGCACAAATACAGAACAAAGCTACACCTCGCTTAATGCTATAATAATTTATAGAATAAGCTCAAAACGGATGATATTTGAACAGAAGTTATAATTTTCGTATCGAAATATATTGAAGTTTTTGCTTTGCAACCTTTAAACACTTGGTTCAAAAAATAGCTTTGAACAATCAGGTCATGAAATATTCACAGCTTCAATATGTTACTGACATTGAAAAATGTACCATGTTTCATAACACTTATTAAATATGATTTATAACACCCTACAGTGAAATAACGTTCAAAGTGGAGTCTAAACAGTCGATGTCCGTTTGACAAACGCTTGAGGAGGACGTTAATTGATGGCCGTTTTGTTTTTCCTTGATTCAATAACCTTGGAAAGTGGTATAAACAGTATGATGGCATCCAGAATCTGTTACAAGTATAATTTATTAGTCAGTCGCAGATTTGTTTGACAAGTGGCTAATGTgtcaaaaagaacaaaacaacACATGCTACCAAACTGAAACAATCATTGtaaaaaaagatatataatgGACGCTGAAATTCTTGATTTCATAATCAGTGGAGGAATCACACTAAACGAGTAAGTCTATTGTAGGATTTACTTTTTTTCTCATGTAGCTAACATTATGTATCTATTATtgcttaaaaaagtaaaacacatattttaacgCTATTCGTGCaaagaataatttatttatgttttataatacaaatatttttcgCTCCGAGATACAATTTACAAACAAACGTTTATTTAACAGGCATAGTGAAAATTTTGTTCATTTTGGGATCGTTCAGATTAACGTTAAAACATACATAGTAGCATTATGTTTTACAGGGGCATTTTcccgttttggtaaattgacaaaaaattgtttcagattcgcaaattttcgttgtagttatgatatttgtgaggaaacagaaatactgaatatttaccatgctctaaaatatccattataggcatctttaaaaatctgaaaactataaagcgttgcaacgcaaaacgattgaataatttagagaagATTATggctgttgttatattttgtgatactaggaggattgcttttataaagtatacaaAACATAATTCATTATCTAAGCTCGGATGGCGTAGTGGTGTAAGCGATAAACATTTACTCCAGGgatccaggggttagtggttcgagcccagatgagggttactttttttctttgtactcttgatttttactggagctttttagattcaatgtttaaatttatcaatattaagcatttaatgacaaattcaaATTCAtactaaaatctgtgaaaaggcccctttaaagggaacTTACCGACCAAGCAGTACTGTGGATTTATACTCAACTTTGCAAACTGTAAGCATGGATACGCCAACGTAACAATGTCATATGATATATGAAAGTGGTAACCCAAGATGGTCTTACCTCACCTAATATTAACGTCGATTTTATCGACTCCGTAAACTTATATTCGTTAATTTAATTTTCACTGATTAAAAAGGGACGTGGCACCGAAATACAATACTGTTTGCAATATTTACAACTCCACAAAAGTTGAGTCCCGTTGCCgtattatttttacatataatttatttttataaataaatagatgCATAAGTGgcataaatacaatacaaaattgtattgtgattaaattaaattgttgtgGGGTAGTTACTTAATTTAGAACAACGTTACtggttctttttttatttatggttAATTCACACCATTGGTGATTGACTTGGTTTTAATAAGAAAAGATAAAAACTGAGTTACGAAAACACACAAACATGAGTCATCATTGAACAAAActaaataattacataaaataaacgtGTATTAGCACTTAATAAGTATGCAATAagcttatatataattaaaaaggaACTAACAATCTAATCCCTTCCTGAACATAACACCTCGCGTGTAATTACAATATAACAAGAGCATTATAATGCAAAATGTGTAATGCAGCGAAAAAATAGCTGCCATTCAAAATGACTGACCAATGTTAAGCTTAGTTAATAACAGATAAGCATGTAGCTTTTAATATGAATAATTGCAACAAATAACACGTCTTTCAAAAATATATGCTAACTTTATGATTGTGTCATgtttaatatacaatttatttcagaTCATTATGAATTCTCTGTTAGCACTGCTTGTGGCCACCGTTGCCGTATTAGGTAAGactgtatttatatttaagttcGTACACTAGTTAATAATTCATTTTTTGATAATTAAATATGCTGGATGTATTTCAGCCTTGTGAACAATGAATCTTAACTTCCGAAGTGTATTCATATAGTCATTGTCATAAAACACTCTAATACAGTATGTAAATAATACAACTCCAGAAATGTCATAAGGAAAAGAAAAGAATGTTCACGTTTGGTTGACACTATATATCAGATGAGTAACCAATTTCTTAGACATTTGAAGTCAACAGACAAAGGAACGCGATAGCCAGTCTAGCCGAATATTGCCACTTCCGATTTACCGTACTTGTTTAGCTAAAATATCTatttttgtgactcttaattttcggacatatggGTTTTCATCAATGATTAATGGCCCTACATTTTTTGTTTGGAATCGCCACCGGCCATGTTGGTTTAAAGtactggatttttttaaataatatataaataggtTTTTCTTTGAGAGAATCAAGAATGTGATTCAGTTCATAAACAATATAACTTTGAGGAAACAAGGTggacaatatttaaatttgaaaatgtgaTTGGGTTGAACAAATGGCAAAACCTTTTCTATCGTAAGAAAGCGTAAAATAAGCAAATAGGAAAGTCAAGTTCAATCGCCAGGCGCAGACGCGTGTCACTGCACAAAGGAATGGGACCCTGTATGCGGCCGTGATGGTAATACGAATGGAAACATGTGCGAATTGAGATGCGCGTAAGCACACACGAATTACTTAtcgttttgtattgttatttgtttgctgtttttatttagatttttgctgagaaagaaAGTTATAgataatatacatacatttaaaattagcTAATACACGACGCTTTATCATAAACcattacattgtttttaaatatgctaTTTGACATCCGAACATTAGTATATTCAAACATAATTTCAAAAACAGTTAAGCCAGAAACAAGATATAGATATTATTCTTGTATATTATGTGTAATCGCGAATGCTGAAGTTAACATGCGCATATTTGTCTTTGTTTTTTAGCGGCGTTCGTCGTCAATCCCGCGGGGAATGCCCGTGCGTATGCGGCGCAAATTTCGACCCTGTATGTGCCGAAGATGCCGTCACGTATGGCAACGAGTGCATTATGAAATGCATGTATGTCACATCAGCATCAATTGATACTTCTTTACTCTAAATATTTTCTTTCAAGCCTAAAGATTGTTTGTATCTAATTGAAAGCaagttttaaaaaatgcatatgcGCATTGTTATTTTGAACATGTTTACACATACTAAAACTCGTTTTGAATCGCTCTTCAAATTtgtatttgctgatgacattaaCTGACAAATTCCATATTCTAATAAAATTATGGGAAAAATCGGCaaaaaacatatttcataaaaaaatgcatttcgcATGTCACGTGACCGGGACGGGATTTAACCTTTTATTCCCGTTTTGATGGAAAATATTTGCTTTTAGCGGTACTAGCCTATCCCCACTCTTATATTGTAACTTTTATATGATTAAGATCAGAATCCTATACTCTTTTTTCAATCTTCAACCAGGGGGGGTTAGCCTAAAATCGCGGGGAGAATGCCCAAAGACAGACTGTCCGTGTCCCAAAATTATGGCGCCTGTATGCGGTAAAGATGGCTTGACGTACGACAACGCATGTCTTATGAGATGCAAGTAAGTACCTTCAGTTTTGTTAAATCTTTCCTTAAATTGAGCTCTGTATTGTTCTCGTAGAAATATATTCACTGAGTATTATTTGCGCTATGTTTTCACGATGAATTCTACAATGTTGCATGTTGATCTATATCGTCCAGTAGCTATATGATTGAGAGATTTTGAGGACACATGTTCCATTACAGCGCAATACTCGTATTTGCGATATTAAACCGTCTTAGTTTGAAAAAGCGTGCTGCAACATTTTTTGATAACCATATTTTTATGGTTTTATCCGATTAATAAATCTTTCCCGAACGCCCAAATTCCAACTTGAACTTTAAGTATAGATTCACTTATATTGGTAAATATTAATTGCTAACATATGAGTCAGAGTTATAACCGAAAGTTTTATCACGTTCCAGAAATCAGCTAATCATCGTAGCTTTTGATTCAAATGGACTTAATTTACaggaaaacattattaaaacgGTATTTAATCTAGAAGTTATTgacaaatacatgtagtttcatatataatattaagaatttaattgCCGACTGGTTCAATATCCGCTGCAATCCGTATCctttttcaaaatttattaaatgtatattcaaGGATTTGCGTTGTTCGTTTTCTTATAAAGTCGTATATAATTTTACTTCCCGTttcttatttcatttattgtataatattctTGTTTGCATTCAAGTATTTGAACATTGCTTCTTAGCGGCGCTCGACGTCATTCCCGCGGGGAATGTCCAGCGGAAGGTTGCCCGTGCCCGGCGAATATTGACCCTGTCTGCGGCGCTGATGGAACAACTTACGACAACGAGTGCCTTATGAGATGCAAGTAAGTGACATCAGTAATAACATATTTGTaatgcatttgtaaaaataaaagaacacatgTACAATCGAATGAAATAATTTAGAATCAACtaatctttgaaataaaaaaaaactaaaattgctctaaaatacccattacACGCATCTTATGAAGAttttaaacctgaaaattataaagcgttacgcgaaacgattgaataatttggagagttctattgttatcgttatattgtgtgacatttggaggattgcttatataaagtacaagaTACACAAATCACTTTAAGAGCACGGATGGTCGACTGGTTTAAGTGCTAAACTTTTactcaagggtcagtggttcgagcccagttgatgatTTCTTTTTCCATTCTTGAATTTggtcttgttttttactggagttatTTAATTCGaacattaatacacatttattgatttaaagcatttaatgacaaacttcaaaacatgtaaaattctgtgaaaaggtccctttaagctcAGTTTATACATAACATTACACAATAAAGAGTTTTCTTTTTCGTATACTCTGTTTTGAATCAGAAGATGTTTTTGTTCATCATGGTGCTTTGGTGAATGACCTATATTAAGGTATAATTTGATGGCTTTATCAGAATTAAAACTCGATCTTGCGGAAATAGACGTCGGGGATTAATAACCTTTGGTACCCCCTTATAGAACTAGTATatttgatgcggcgtctcatcagggtctgcgctgtttgctttaaggagtttctgtaagaaatattctaaatatagaaacacattaactagacatctctaatttgggaaataaattgatccaattaatgGGAGGCTCCACTAGGCCTTAATGGGTTAAAAATCAGACGGTGGTTATCCAATTCGTTTTTAACTGATcaagttttaaatacatatgctAAATATTATTCTACTAATAACCCGGTTGTTAATAAGCCAAACACCCTTTCTTATGGATACTGATCGATGTACAAACGCAACGTTCAAATACAGATGACATAACTGAACGACGCCTTTGTTGAATTAATTGTTTTGGTAGTGAAACCGGAGTTGTTTCTATATATTGCGCTACAGATAATGTGGCTGCATATCGAACTGATAGTGTCTAGATTTACTTCCTAGCGCTCTTCCTAGCGAATCCTTCCGGGAGTAATATACGAGTACCAATAAGTACACTTACGATAAAGATTCCATTTTCTTCACGTGTTATGTGAATGTGAATAGGGGAGTCAGTCTACAATCGCGAGGAGAGTGCCCGTGCGCATGCCCCATGAATATTGACCCTGTCTGCGACAATGATGGCGTCACGAACGATAACGAGTGTCTCATGACATGCAAGTAAGTAATGTCATTTACACTGGCAAGAAGAaaggggggttaaatgcatgtgcgtaaagtatcgtcccagatgagccttagcagtccgcacatgctaatcagggacgacactaattGCTTCAATGAAGTATTTTTTACGAAAATCAACTGAAGGCGAAAaggtttcgtccctgataagcatgtgcagactacattagctaatctgggacaatactttacaaacatgcattaaacaagCTTTTCGCATAGCGAGgatcattttatgattttatttgtcattttaaaGTCTTTAAGTCATTTCTCGGTTATCCGTTAGCATATCGACTTTTCAAGGGCAAAAGAAGCCAAGCTAAGCGGTAACACTTATTGCATACTGATAGCAGGAATTGACAACTGCCCAACTAGACTTATGGGTAGGTGAAGAATAGTCGGCAGAATAATGTCATGTTTCACCGTTCACGCTAGGTGGCCGGCCGGTCGGCCGGATTGGAAGCCAATCGCTCTACACGCTTATAAATCCGAATCACTTGAAATGTTTATGATAGGGTTTATTCGTTCTTGAACGTTATTAATAATATTCGCTTTAGGGGAGTTCACCTACAATCGCGAGGCGAATGCCCGAAGGTGTGCGCTTGTAACCTGAATCTTGATCCTGTATGCGGCAACGATGGCGTTACGTACGATAACCAGTGTGTCATGGAATGCGCGTAAGTGACCTCATGGGCAACAAAGTGGCCTTTATATGATGTTTTAAATCTAACAATAAACATGTTCTCCAAAATTAAAACTCGATTTTGTAGAAATCTAAAAGGAATGCTTCCAATGTTTGGGCGCTGCTTTTTAGAATCACTTATTGTGACGATATTCATTTAATAAGTAAGAGCTTAaagaaattatgtttatatttatatacataatgtAGCCATAGGTCTCAACGTGATGTTACAGTGTTAATTACCATAGACATACATTTCTCAAACACGATGTGTAATTTTATCGGAGGAATTGAGTCGTAACATTAAAAAGTATGTCTGCGTATCCATAGTACTATTTAATTATGTATGGTGCAGATACACGTGTCTTCAATTAATGTATAATTTTCGATCAAACGATCGCGTAGAAAATGTCTAAGGGCCGACTGCCGATGCGCCAAGATGCCTCTCTGAGAAAATgagattaaatgcatgtgcgttaagtgtcgtcccagatatacCTTTAAGTctacacatgcttatcagtgacagcactttacgcctaaactggatttttgttaaaatgagatttcagtaaaacaaaatataccattAAGGATAATCACAGGCTAATCGAGGACGACATATTACGCTCATGTATTAAACCATCTTTTCACAGAGAGTCTTATTTATTCTTTGAACAGGGGAGTCAGCCAAAGATCACGTGGGCAATGTCCCAAGACAGACTGCCGATGCCCCAAGATAATGGACCCTGTATGCGGCAGTGACGGTTTGATTTACGACAACCCGTGTCTCATGAGATGCAAGTAAGTAACGTTATATTGAAAGCTTAAATCTCGCTATGCTTTGTCATTCGTaacattcttattttattttaattggcgTAACATTACATGCGCGATGATTCGACCCTTTTTTCGATGACACGCGTCTACAAAATGATACAATTTGATGATTAGGTAGCTGCTGTTTAGAAATtatattacttttgttttaaaacCTCTTTGTTGACCATATTTTAAAccaaacatttataaaacatacatatacttTCTTTATACTTTTGAGTTGTTTTTTAACGGTGCATATACATGCTGATCCATATGTTTGTCAGTCGATTTCTTGCAATAAGAAAATGTCCGCATATTATTACAAGTTTTTTCCAGTTTATGTAGCTaaagtgtttatgtttttttttcattgaatgaATTTTAATAGTAATGAAACATTAGTAATTGGTCTGTATATTTCGTTAAAGTATCAAACAAAGatactttaaaaattattatcatgttaaCAATTGCAACCCACTCTCTATTCACGTGTATGTGTGATTTTAATACGTTTAAAGagtaaaatataaaatgaatgaAGGACTGTCTTCAAAGTGTTGACATAAACCTGCGGTATCAATATTCATACGGCTATCATCCGCGGTataatgtatattaataaaaaatatatcagcgTCTATGTGTTTAACATAATAATTCGTTATATTTTGAAGCTCATATTAAATTTGACAGCTTGAATAAAACCAGCCGATTCAACATACGTATGAGCCCGCTCTGTAAAAGAGGGTTAAatcaatgtgcgtaaagtgtcgtcccagatttgcatgtgcattcagcacaggctaatcagggacgacactgtccgccttaacgggatttttgtcaagaaagtctttcttaaaatgaaaaattcaataaaagcggactgcacaggctgatctgggacgacactttccgcacagagcgcggctcatatatcgGTCTGTGTCGCGTCCATTGATTGATAGTTGTTAAGTAGCGAGAGTTGCGCGAAAATCGACAGGATGAACTAATGTACTATTATTTACAACTGAAATGCAATTATATAATTCGCCAACGCcatccctgataaacaaggggtaGCTGGCTTATCACCCAATTCGTCAAAGATCCATTCGTAATGATGTGAATTGTTTTATTGTTACGTATGTGTATGTGAAATAAAGGCAATATAATCTTCAAACAGTTTTTTTATATGATTTGCgcaacctctttcaatttcaGTGGTGCTCGAAGATCACACCTCTGTCTCAACCTCTCCTGATGTTGCAGAAATACATCGAGTACAATATGATCCTAAATTCTAATAAACGCAGAAGCATAAcgtgtttattgttttgattttcgATTACTTATTCGACTGTCAGTTAGAAAAGCAGTTCGAATTTTATCAAAACTGACACTAATATACTCAAACATTGATATTTTAAACATACAACTCAACATTATACTATTTTAATTACAAAcgtaataatatttaatttcttgCTCTTTTGATTGAaccactggtatattacatttataattgtttacaTGTTAAAACAGTGGTACAAACACGAATTATTTGACATGCAGTTTCGTTCTTGGGTACAACGCAACGTGCAAAGTCCTCTTATCGTTAAATAACAAGATAACCGAGACGAGATGCTGTTTTATTAGCATGATGCTGTTAAGATGCACCTTTAACACAATTAAGTTATGCACAAAGGTTAGTTtaccttgatttttttgtttcaaaatgtgAACATGCTATTAAACTGTCTGACTAGGTGAACTATATAATACATCAATCAGATATTAAAATGAGTATACATATTTTCTGAACTTCCACCTTAACGTATTCAGTCATGTAGCCACGATAATAGAAGTATACTTTTATTTGTGTGACTAacgaatacaaaaaaaatctggTGAAGTGGATTCTTACTAATAATTAttgcaaatgcaaatacatatAGCAGTGGGTTTAGCT carries:
- the LOC127869298 gene encoding serine protease inhibitor dipetalogastin-like isoform X3, with the protein product MNSLLALLVATVAVIGADACHCTKEWDPVCGRDGITYGNMCELRCAGVRRQSRGECPCVCGANFDPVCGEDAVTYGNECIMNCMRVNLKSRGECPKTDCRCPKIMAPVCGKDGLTYDNACLMRCNGARRHSRGECPAEGCPCPANIDPVCGADGTTYDNECLMRCKGVSLQSRGECPCACPMNIDPVCDNDGVTNDNECLMTCKGVHLQSRGECPKVCACNLNLDPVCGNDGVTYDNQCVMECAGVSQRSRGQCPKTDCRCPKIMDPVCGSDGLIYDNPCLMRCNGARRSHLCLNLS